A genomic window from Blastococcus saxobsidens DD2 includes:
- a CDS encoding septum formation initiator family protein — protein sequence MSNVPGRRGGGDGRRATGRVPRVHTTRPVRTGLRSGTSSRPGRRRPNRRPERRPATPAAARRRPLFTGRAVVLVGLVLLLALTLAGPIRQYLAGQAELARLVAEGEALDQRAAELETELDRQADPAYAERQARERLSYVLPGDRLVIVVDGEAVEGDAGTLAAAAEEPEPVSWYETLLRSVADADAAGGPDRPGTEGAAQ from the coding sequence ATGAGCAACGTTCCGGGCCGGCGGGGCGGGGGGGACGGACGGCGCGCCACCGGCCGGGTGCCGCGCGTCCACACCACCCGCCCGGTGCGCACCGGCCTGCGGTCGGGCACCTCGAGCCGGCCCGGGCGGCGGCGTCCCAACCGCCGTCCCGAGCGGCGTCCTGCCACCCCGGCCGCGGCTCGCCGCCGGCCGCTGTTCACCGGCCGCGCCGTGGTCCTGGTCGGACTGGTGCTGCTGCTCGCCCTCACCCTGGCCGGCCCGATCCGCCAGTACCTGGCCGGGCAGGCGGAACTGGCCCGGCTCGTGGCCGAGGGGGAGGCGCTGGACCAGCGGGCCGCCGAGCTGGAGACCGAGCTGGACCGGCAGGCCGATCCCGCGTACGCCGAGCGGCAGGCGCGCGAGCGGCTCTCCTACGTGCTGCCCGGTGACCGGCTGGTGATCGTCGTCGACGGCGAGGCCGTCGAGGGCGACGCCGGCACGCTGGCCGCCGCCGCCGAGGAGCCGGAGCCGGTGTCCTGGTACGAGACGCTGCTGCGGTCGGTGGCCGACGCGGACGCAGCGGGCGGACCGGATCGGCCCGGCACGGAAGGGGCAGCGCAGTGA
- a CDS encoding glycoside hydrolase family 26 protein, translated as MPDQPTQRPVLGISAGSVTDLDRFITATGTRPEVFDVFEQWSRDRPLDRKLAESVAARGARLSITWEPWDPDASATDQPDYTLASIVAGAHDRYIDMFAASIKDLPYTVTIRLMHEMNGNWYPWSVGTNGNQVAQFVPAWMHVHDRFAALGVTNVEWLWAPNALYTGSAPFGPLYPGDDHVDAVGVSNYNWGEQTRGGFTTHWRTFGSLFDASIAALRSITDRPLWIAEIGSSDRGGSKAEWLAAMLGELPNRPEIAGVVWFHHVDRGTGVDWRIEPDPDAATAWRTGFHARPTVR; from the coding sequence ATGCCCGACCAGCCCACCCAGCGCCCGGTACTCGGCATCTCCGCCGGCTCGGTGACAGACCTCGATCGGTTCATCACCGCCACCGGCACGCGTCCGGAGGTGTTCGACGTCTTCGAGCAGTGGTCGCGCGATCGCCCGCTGGACCGGAAGCTCGCCGAAAGCGTGGCGGCGCGGGGAGCCCGCCTGTCCATCACGTGGGAGCCCTGGGATCCCGACGCTTCGGCCACCGATCAGCCTGACTACACGCTCGCGTCGATCGTCGCCGGCGCGCACGACCGCTACATCGACATGTTCGCGGCGTCCATCAAAGATCTCCCGTACACCGTCACGATCCGGCTGATGCACGAGATGAACGGGAACTGGTACCCGTGGTCCGTAGGAACGAACGGCAATCAGGTGGCGCAGTTCGTCCCCGCATGGATGCACGTCCACGACCGATTCGCCGCGCTCGGGGTGACGAATGTCGAGTGGTTGTGGGCACCGAACGCCCTCTACACCGGCTCCGCCCCGTTCGGCCCCTTGTACCCCGGGGACGACCACGTCGACGCCGTCGGGGTCAGCAACTACAACTGGGGCGAGCAGACCCGCGGCGGGTTCACCACCCACTGGCGCACGTTCGGCTCGCTGTTCGACGCCAGCATCGCCGCGCTGCGGTCGATCACCGATCGGCCGCTGTGGATCGCCGAGATCGGCAGCTCGGACCGAGGCGGCAGCAAGGCGGAATGGTTGGCCGCCATGCTCGGCGAGCTGCCGAACCGGCCCGAGATCGCGGGCGTGGTCTGGTTCCACCACGTCGATCGGGGAACCGGAGTCGACTGGCGGATCGAGCCGGACCCTGACGCGGCGACCGCCTGGCGCACCGGGTTCCACGCCCGCCCGACCGTCCGGTAG
- a CDS encoding glycosyltransferase family 2 protein, which translates to MTGRLHGYEDQVRYRDALTPRQRRSVLALGWFHVVLAAALICYLLVPDNLPRLGAGIVVDTVTVAGLAMMVLLQLIAGLRTWTITYHAGRARDPIPMRPRPGLRVAVLTTIVPGKEPVELVMATLRAMTRIRHDGHLDVWLLDEGNDPEVRRRCAELGVFHFSRKDRPEWNQPSGPFRARTKHGNHNAWRSQYEHRYDVVAQMDPDHVPFPNFLERTLGYFSDPDVAFVVAPQVYGNLQESFVARGSAELAYLFHGIIQRGGNGHGAPLLIGTNHLYRPAAFAQIGGYQDCIIEDHLTSMVVYSAVNEATGGNWKGVYTPDIVAVGEGPATYSDFFSQQKRWAYGIWEIARRHSPRIFPLMRTRQQRLSFFALQTHYPTTAIAWVGGVSLSVLYLVGGVTVTHLPVMEWSLLFGANLLVGMGFAFCMRRFNLVEHERRSWGLSGMLLDLITAPVFVAAAAAQLAGRPLVYVVTAKGSAATGDTWRTFRPHLFWLAVAVGAMVTGRLLDHDYPALYVWAGITALLCTLPLAQVYVTRTAEAVRFARMRPVLPHRRIGDALIAQGMLSNAQLRDLLDLQATMEEEWTRLGDLAVSEGYISPAELSAALGMPAGALAR; encoded by the coding sequence GTGACCGGCAGGCTCCACGGTTATGAGGACCAGGTGCGCTATCGCGACGCGTTGACTCCGCGGCAGCGCCGGAGCGTGCTGGCGCTGGGCTGGTTCCACGTCGTCCTCGCCGCCGCCCTCATCTGCTACCTGCTGGTGCCGGACAACCTTCCCCGCCTGGGAGCGGGGATCGTGGTCGACACGGTGACCGTGGCCGGGCTCGCCATGATGGTGCTGCTGCAGCTGATCGCCGGTCTGCGCACCTGGACGATCACCTACCACGCGGGACGGGCGCGCGACCCGATCCCCATGCGCCCCCGCCCGGGACTGCGGGTCGCCGTCCTCACGACGATCGTGCCGGGCAAGGAGCCGGTAGAGCTCGTCATGGCCACCCTGCGGGCCATGACTCGCATCCGCCACGACGGGCACCTCGACGTCTGGCTGCTCGACGAGGGCAACGACCCGGAGGTCCGACGACGCTGCGCGGAACTGGGCGTCTTCCACTTCAGCCGGAAGGATCGGCCGGAGTGGAACCAGCCGAGCGGGCCCTTCCGCGCGAGGACCAAGCACGGCAACCACAACGCCTGGCGTAGCCAGTACGAGCACAGGTACGACGTCGTGGCGCAGATGGACCCCGACCACGTCCCGTTCCCGAACTTCCTGGAGCGCACGCTGGGGTACTTTTCCGACCCGGACGTGGCCTTCGTCGTCGCGCCCCAGGTTTACGGCAACCTGCAGGAGTCCTTCGTCGCTCGAGGTTCGGCCGAGCTGGCCTACCTCTTCCACGGGATCATCCAACGGGGCGGGAACGGCCACGGCGCACCACTGCTGATAGGGACCAATCACCTCTACCGGCCCGCGGCATTCGCCCAGATCGGCGGCTACCAGGACTGCATCATCGAGGACCACCTGACCTCGATGGTGGTCTACAGCGCGGTCAACGAGGCGACCGGCGGGAACTGGAAGGGCGTCTACACCCCCGACATCGTGGCGGTCGGAGAGGGGCCGGCCACCTACTCGGACTTCTTCAGCCAGCAGAAGCGCTGGGCATACGGCATCTGGGAGATCGCCCGCCGGCATTCCCCGCGCATCTTCCCGCTGATGCGGACCCGGCAGCAGCGGTTGTCCTTCTTCGCGCTGCAGACCCACTACCCCACGACGGCGATCGCCTGGGTCGGCGGTGTGAGCCTCTCGGTCCTGTACCTGGTGGGCGGCGTGACGGTCACCCACCTGCCGGTCATGGAGTGGTCGCTCCTGTTCGGTGCCAACCTGCTGGTGGGGATGGGCTTCGCCTTCTGCATGCGCCGCTTCAACCTGGTGGAGCACGAACGGAGGTCCTGGGGACTGTCCGGCATGTTGCTGGACCTGATCACCGCACCGGTCTTCGTCGCGGCCGCGGCCGCGCAGCTGGCCGGCCGACCCCTGGTCTATGTGGTCACCGCCAAAGGCAGCGCCGCCACCGGTGACACGTGGCGGACCTTCCGACCGCACCTGTTCTGGCTGGCCGTGGCGGTCGGTGCCATGGTCACCGGCAGGCTGCTCGACCACGATTATCCTGCGCTCTACGTCTGGGCGGGCATCACCGCGCTCCTCTGCACGCTGCCCCTGGCGCAGGTGTACGTCACTCGCACGGCCGAGGCCGTGCGCTTCGCCCGGATGCGCCCGGTGCTCCCGCACCGACGGATCGGCGATGCCCTCATCGCTCAGGGGATGCTCAGCAACGCCCAGCTGCGGGACCTGCTGGACCTGCAGGCGACCATGGAGGAGGAGTGGACGCGGCTCGGCGACCTGGCGGTCAGCGAGGGCTACATCAGCCCGGCCGAACTCTCCGCCGCGCTCGGTATGCCGGCCGGTGCCCTGGCCCGCTGA
- the eno gene encoding phosphopyruvate hydratase produces the protein MPSIDAVGAREILDSRGNPTVEVEVALDDGTIARAAVPSGASTGAFEAVELRDGGDRYGGKGVTKAVDGVLDVIGPELVGYEATEQRLVDQRLLDLDGTPDKSRLGANAILGVSLAVARAAADSTGLPLFRYVGGPSAHLLPVPMMNILNGGAHADSNVDVQEFMIAPVGAGSFAEALTMGTETYHALKAVLKGRGLATGLGDEGGFAPDLPSNRDALDLIAEAVDKAGYTLGSDIAFALDVAATEFHTDGGYDFEGQSRSAEYLVDYYRGLVDAYPIVSIEDPLSEEDWDGWIAMTAALGDRVQIVGDDLFVTNPIRLADGIARGAANALLVKVNQIGTLTETLDAVNLAHRNGYRSMMSHRSGETEDTTIADLAVATDCGQIKTGAPARSERVAKYNQLLRIEEELDDAARYAGASAFPRLKV, from the coding sequence GTGCCGAGCATCGATGCCGTAGGCGCGCGGGAGATCCTGGACTCGCGCGGAAACCCCACCGTTGAGGTCGAGGTCGCCCTCGACGACGGGACGATCGCCCGGGCCGCCGTGCCCAGCGGGGCCTCCACAGGTGCCTTCGAGGCCGTGGAGCTGCGCGACGGCGGCGACCGCTACGGCGGCAAGGGCGTCACCAAGGCCGTCGACGGCGTCCTCGACGTCATCGGCCCCGAGCTGGTCGGCTACGAGGCCACCGAGCAGCGGCTGGTCGACCAGCGCCTGCTCGACCTCGACGGGACGCCGGACAAGTCGCGCCTGGGCGCCAACGCCATCCTGGGCGTCAGCCTCGCCGTCGCGCGGGCCGCCGCGGACTCCACCGGCCTGCCGCTGTTCCGCTACGTGGGCGGCCCGTCCGCGCACCTGCTGCCCGTGCCGATGATGAACATCCTCAACGGTGGCGCCCACGCCGACAGCAACGTCGACGTCCAGGAGTTCATGATCGCACCCGTGGGTGCCGGCAGTTTCGCCGAGGCGCTGACCATGGGCACCGAGACCTACCACGCGCTCAAGGCGGTGCTGAAGGGCCGCGGGCTCGCCACCGGCCTGGGTGACGAGGGCGGCTTCGCCCCCGACCTCCCGAGCAACCGCGACGCCCTCGACCTCATCGCCGAGGCGGTCGACAAGGCCGGCTACACCCTGGGGTCGGACATCGCGTTCGCCCTCGACGTGGCCGCGACCGAGTTCCACACCGACGGCGGCTACGACTTCGAGGGCCAGTCCCGCTCGGCCGAGTACCTGGTCGACTACTACCGCGGCCTGGTCGACGCCTACCCGATCGTCTCCATCGAGGACCCGCTCTCGGAGGAGGACTGGGACGGCTGGATCGCGATGACCGCCGCCCTCGGCGACCGGGTGCAGATCGTCGGCGACGACCTGTTCGTCACGAACCCCATCCGGCTGGCCGACGGCATCGCCCGCGGTGCCGCCAACGCGCTGCTGGTCAAGGTCAACCAGATCGGCACGCTGACCGAGACCCTCGACGCGGTCAACCTGGCCCACCGCAACGGCTACCGCTCGATGATGAGCCACCGTTCCGGCGAGACCGAGGACACCACGATCGCCGACCTCGCCGTCGCCACCGACTGCGGGCAGATCAAGACCGGTGCCCCGGCCCGCAGCGAGCGCGTCGCCAAGTACAACCAGCTGCTGCGGATCGAGGAGGAGCTCGACGACGCCGCCCGGTACGCCGGCGCGTCGGCCTTTCCGCGGCTGAAGGTCTGA
- a CDS encoding DUF501 domain-containing protein has protein sequence MSEPVSPEDREVVARQLGRPPRALVAVAHRCPCGQPDVVETAPRLDDGTPFPTLYYLTCPRASAAASRLESAGRMREWQDELATDPELAGGYRAAHEAYLATRNARDVLPTRATAGGMPDRVKCLHALAGHALAAGPGVNPIGDRAVEGMGEWWAKGPCALPEGPSDGAGA, from the coding sequence GTGAGCGAGCCGGTGAGCCCGGAGGACCGCGAGGTCGTCGCCCGGCAGCTGGGCCGCCCCCCGCGGGCGCTGGTGGCCGTGGCGCACCGCTGCCCGTGCGGCCAGCCCGACGTCGTGGAGACCGCACCGCGGCTGGACGACGGCACGCCGTTCCCCACCCTGTACTACCTGACCTGCCCGCGTGCCTCGGCCGCCGCCAGCCGGCTGGAGTCCGCCGGCCGGATGCGGGAGTGGCAGGACGAGCTGGCCACCGACCCGGAGCTGGCCGGGGGCTACCGGGCTGCGCACGAGGCCTACCTCGCCACCCGGAACGCCCGCGACGTGCTGCCCACCCGCGCCACCGCCGGCGGGATGCCCGACCGGGTCAAGTGCCTGCACGCCCTGGCCGGTCACGCGCTGGCGGCCGGGCCCGGGGTCAACCCGATCGGCGACCGCGCGGTCGAGGGCATGGGGGAGTGGTGGGCCAAGGGCCCGTGCGCCCTGCCCGAGGGGCCCAGCGACGGGGCCGGCGCGTGA